The DNA window CGTTACAAGCTCAACTTAATAAGCTATTGCTTTCGGAAGATCTACGGCGTTGATGCTACCCAACATGTCAATGGAGTTGTTGCGTTGCTGCACAGATTGTTGGCGGAATATAAGCAGTCTTTTAGTCCATGTCCAGCTGCCAATTATATTGTTAAATACCATGCCAAGGATTATTTGTTTGATGATTATGCTCCACAAGAACAAATATCAGAGTTAGATTGGTATTTGGGATCGCCCGCAATGGATCTAAACACTgatttggatatcttgggaGTTTTGGAGTGGCATGTCTAAGTGCTACTCTGACCTTGCAAACTTGGCTCGTGATATCCTTGCCATTCCTGTCTCCACTGTTGCTTCTAAATCTGCATTTACCGTGGGGGGAAATTTTGAATTGTAAGAGTGCGGTCAGTCCATATTTACTTGAGATGCTAATCTGTCTCCATGACTGGACGTGTCCAAAGGGGACATAAATGGTATGGAGCTACACCATATTAGCTTAATTATTCCTTCTTGATATGCTGCTTGTCAGCTTATGCAATAGTTATTTAGATAGAGATGCATATAACATATTTATACTTCTGTTTAGATTCTTAGGAATTGCTGCAAATGTTATAGAAGAGCAAAGATTCCGGTAATTCTGATGAGATGAAGGTGCTCATAATGCTGCTGGTGATTCCAATGTCACACTGCTGCAACCCAAACATGTTCTTTTGTCTACTGCTGGTTGGTATTCAGTCTTTTAATTTTCGGTGGGCTGCATGACATAAACATTGTTTGCCTGCTGCTTGGTTGGCAAAATTGCATGCCTTGATGTTGGACCCGGAGGTACATGTTGCCTTGTTATCGTTGTACTAGAGTCTGCCTGTTATGTTACTTCTGTGTTAGATTGAATTTGGACTTAAATTCTCATGTTGGTATCTGTGTGACCATGTTGTTTAATGGGCATGATGATGTGGTGCCCCTTAACTGGTGTCTTTGAAACATGTTGAATTGTAACTTTGGCGTGGCTGTGGACACCTGCTGTCCTTTCTATTTTGACCACGGAAATGACTGAAAGAAATGATAGCAAACACTTGGTGGTAGCCAACTAGCTAGGCATAGAGCGGTTTATCAGTGGTCAGTCTGATCTTGGGCCGGTCATGGCCGTAGTTGCAGGGGAACCGTACTGCAGGTAGCGCCGTCTTCCCTAGGCTCGTGCAGAGCTTCACTTCTGCTTTGTTGTTGTTGCGCGGCTGTTGACCGGGGTTGTTTGCAGTAGATGCTGAAGTCTTCAGAGTGACCAAAAGAGATTGTGAGTTGGATGTCTCCTAGAGACGTTGGAATGTGAGGGCTGATTCTGGACAGCACATGGTACTGTGAAGACGCCGGGACTGATCTCATCACCACCAGAGACTCTTTCAGCTGCTCAGCACTTGACACCACGCATCGTTGCTGCGCTGCTCATAGATTTGTCACATTTGCGCTAGCACTACTATGCCAATTAAACTGATCGGGCCAACCGCCCGACCCCAACCCTTGCATCCACTCTATGGTTGGCTTGACAGTTGAGTGAACCCTGAACCTTAATATTGTACCGCATGTGCAAATTTCTCACTGAATTTTTGAAATCTTCTTTTTACAAAGCTATCTCCTAGTGACTGTTCTGGAtccattatgaaaatattttttttgtaCTGTATAACTCATTCCATTTAAGATAGTATATTTTTGTAAATATTACTTGTCCAAGGTAAGAAAATTTGACTTATAACAAATCTATAGGTTTATATTTGTGATAGGAGAAAGTAGGCCCTTGCGAGCAAGTGCACGTCACTATGCATTATGCAGAGAAGGATGCATTCAGGGCAGCCTTGTCAGGTCCAACTTGCTACGAGGGAAATACGTGCACTGACAACAAACAATTCCGAGGAAACATTTTAGTGCAAATTCAAAGAGGAGTTTAGGTTTTTTATTCGAGAACAATTTGAGTGCCATCTCTTCCATGACTGCTTATTGACATACATAAGGACCACCTGATCTACCAAAAGTACTAATCTCGTGGTGAAATGCTTGATGGGATGAAAACTGCCATCATTCTCTCTTTGATGGCCACCTGATTTGTAGAAAAACAAGTTATACGGATTTATTTAAGAAATTCCCATGAAAAATGCAATTTTATTTTTCAATGGGGTTGGATGATTTAGTTCTTAATATTATTGATTTACTTAACTGACGACAAAGTCGACACCAAATCTCTTGATTTGGCATAGGGGCTTATCATGTCCCTGCGGTGAATCGATCTTCCTTTACATTTTTGCAACTCACTCTATCTTGTTTTTAGTATTTATCTAAAATAACTGATGAATTTTGAATTTTCCATAGTTTATTATGTAATTGCTTTACAAACATATGTAGTGTAGTAAAAAAGAAATAAATGGAATTAACACCTTCATGCTTTACTATAAGTCTATAACTACAACTCAAGGAATGTACCGTTATCTCAAGCAAGTTTCTGGACTTACCTAGTTTTTGGAAAGTTATAGACAAATGAAAGTACATACACAGGACACGCAGTAGCACGCAGCACGTCATAATTGAACAATGATCAGCATGTGCAAACCTACACAGCTGACTTGGTTATCCTAATGTGATACTCGCATcacacatcatcatcatcatcatcatcatcataaaAGACTTAATGGACAAGCGGATCAAGTGATCCAAACAACAGCTCTTATAATTTTATTTGGTTGGTGGGATGGGTGGAGATGGAACGGAGCGGTTCTATTTTTACCGGTGTTTGGTCGGGGAATGGTGGAATAGAGCGGCCCCAAGATGCGGAAGGATACCGCTCGGTAAAAACGAGCGGACGCGAGCGCTCGCCTGCCCCGCGCGCGCAAGCACCGGTGCCCGTCAccgcccgcccctctcccctcccctctgcCAGCCCCCCTCCCCGCTCggcgcacccccccccccccccccccccgccggcgGCTGCGGAAACCGCCCCCCCACCCCCTGGGCGCCGgatctgcccccccccccccggcggcgGCCTGGAGCCCGGCGCATGGCTCCTTGATCTGTTTGTTGAACTTGATCTGTTCAGTTTCAATGATTCTTTATATTTAATTTTGGCAGTTCGCAGGTGAAATTTGGCAGGACAATGCACTTAGGATTAATTCTACATATTATATCATGTTGAAACTCAGTTAATTATATTGCATATTATGTCATGTTGAAACTCAGTTAATTATGGTGCATTTTAACTGAAATATGGTGGTAAGCTCACCCCAACAAAGGAGGAGGTAACCACACTCACTtggctctccaaccaaacacagaaTGGAATGGTTCTACTCTAGcgcactctccaaccaaacaaaaaatggaGCGGCTCCGTTCTCCTTACCAAACGTAGAATGGAGCGGCTCCATTCTTAGAAATTGGAATGGAGCCATTCCATTCAAGTTGGCTCCCCAACCAAATGCACCCTTAGCTCGAGGTGGTTGACCCAGGAGAGTTCGCGCCACAAGTCCCCCCATTTTTTGGAGCCCACTCCGCAGTCTGCGAGTTCCACTCATTGGAGCCACCAGGGTCGCCGTGAAGTTTTAGGCAGCTATTTGCCTTTTGAGCCTGGGCCTTCCCACGAAAGGAGGTGGAACCGAGGAAGGGCCTTGGGCCTGGTCGCCCGGAACCCGCTGGTCCATCCGTGCgatcaccccccccccccaattctgCTGCCTGCTGCCAGGGTCGCTGTGAAGTTTCAGGCAGCTATTTGCCTTTTGGGCCTGGGCCTTCCCACCAAAGGAGGTGGAACCGAGGAAGGGCCTTGGGCCCGGTCGCCCGGAACCCGCTGGTCCATCCGTGCGAtcaccccctcccccccccaaTTCTGCTACCTGCTGCGCGTCTGAGCTCcgtttcctaccctctcctCCGCCGACCCCGCCCCAGGCGCGGCCCCCGCCGACCCAGCCAGTAGCCCAGCATCCTACCTCCCGTTCTCCCCCGTCGGCGTCACCGCCCCCGGCGGCCGCCTGGCGTGGAGTGCGGATCCACCCGGACCCGGATCGATTTCTTCATTCCTGTAGGTAAGCAACCCTAGCACTTGATTGGGCGGGCCGTTCTCTCTGTTCACGGGAATCTCGTCCTCCGCACCACCGTGCCCCACGAATCCGAGTCGCGCGTGCTCGCCAGTCCAGCCGTTTGTTGTTGATTCATTTGCGCGCGCGGTTTAGAGTGCCGATACGAGCTTATTTCTACTCCCATCATCAGAATGCAAACGAATTCATTTGCGGAGGTTTAACTGAACCCTAACCATGTTTTAATGAATCCGTCTCTGACATGGCAACGCGGTCAAATTGTGAAATATGACGGGTTCTATTTCATTCGCTGTGTTGGGTGTACGTACTCAAGCAATTTTTGGAACCAAAGTCTGACTGCTGATACTATACCCCTTCTCTCTGTGGCCTGATGAACCACGCTTGCAGTGATTGAAGCAGGAGGCGCCAGGAGTTAACCGTAGATGAATGCCCCAGATCGCTATGAGCGCTTTGTCGTGCCCGAGGGCACCAAGAAGTGAGTCTTACCCCAGACCTCTCACTTGGTATCAATTGATCTTTGTTGGGTCCTTGGTATGGCTTCTTTAGTTGTTTGATACTCAGAAAGCAGTGAGATGCATGTTTCAGGCAatgctacaacacatgcttatGTCAGTAGTCATTTCTGCCTGTCCATGTAAAGTGATTCATTTGGCATAAACCGTAAtgttctgaatgtttgatgatagAAGCAGTGAGTCGCATACTTTAGGCAATGCTACAGCGCTTGCTGATACCACCAGCCATTTCCACTGGTCTATGTAAAGTGATTCATTTGGCACCGTAAACGTAAACTTCTGAATGTTTTATGTTTGTCTCTTGGTTCTCTTGCTCGCAGTCTATTAAAGCTAGGGGTTCAATTGGCTGTAGTTGCCCTTTGTCATTGCACAATTATTTGTAGGGCGTGGTTGTGGTACTGAGAACCATCTGTGCAGGGTGTCATATGAGAGGGATACAAAGATTGTGAATGCTGCATCCTTCACCATCGAGCGTGAGGACCACACCATTGGCAACATCGTTCGCATGTAAGTACAGTAATTCTTTTAGCATGTCTTGTCCTCTTCTTTATGTTTTATGATGCCCATATGGAGTGATATTCTGCAGGCAGCTGCACAGGGACCCAAATGTGCTCTTTGCTGGATATAAGCTCCCTCACCCTCTTCAGTACAAGATTATTGTTAGGGTATGATGCAAATTCTGTTTTTTTTCTAATTCTTTTCTTCACTCCAGGTTTATTcagctttatctcttatttttATTGTGTGGACAGATCCATACTACGAGCCAGTCTTCCCCGACACAGGCCTACACCCAGGCTATCAATGATCTAGACAAGGAGCTCGAGTACCTTAAGCAAGCTTTCGAGGTCTGTTTCTGATATGCTCACTCATGCTCTCAATTACTTTTGCAGTAATTTACTGTCGTGTCATGGAATAGTAAGGAACAAAATGAGAACGAACAGTTTAACTTGATCTCTACTATATAAAATAAAGTGCCTCCTGCTTCTGCTGCTATACATTTGGATGCGAAATTCTTTGATACATTGATTATGAGATTTCAGATATGGTGTTGTTTGATCTGGCAAGCTTAATAAATATGAATGCACTCTCTTTTACCCCACCCAATTGAGATTGAAATGCTGAACTTGGAAGCCACCATGACATTGGATTCAGATGTGTTGATAGTTTACATGCTATAAATATCCACTTTCACCGAAAACTTGCTTGATATACTAAAGAAATAATTTGGGCCCATACATTCCTCGTATTTTGATTTCATACTCCTTACCCATGTTGTCCTCTTAACAATATGCTATCGAGAGCATCATGGAACCCatatatttttgctttatgatATAAAGAAGTGCCAAAATTTTTCTGTGATGACACATACTTATGCTGTGTGCTTT is part of the Panicum hallii strain FIL2 chromosome 2, PHallii_v3.1, whole genome shotgun sequence genome and encodes:
- the LOC112881844 gene encoding DNA-directed RNA polymerases II, IV and V subunit 11-like, which gives rise to MNAPDRYERFVVPEGTKKVSYERDTKIVNAASFTIEREDHTIGNIVRMQLHRDPNVLFAGYKLPHPLQYKIIVRIHTTSQSSPTQAYTQAINDLDKELEYLKQAFEDEKTRYEERAKQGF